One genomic region from Candidatus Babeliales bacterium encodes:
- a CDS encoding rhodanese-related sulfurtransferase, with protein sequence MNKIILFYKYTDIAYPKQVMKWQQQICQELELKGRILISHEGINGTLGGSAENLDTYKELMSAHELFGNIDFKESAGGPECFPRLSVKVRNEAVSLGIPYDQLTPRNAGQHLTPQETHELLSNKPEDLIILDARNNYEWEIGKFENAITPNIENFRDLPQYLDAHLDQFADKQVLMYCTGGIRCERATAYLNEKNVAKKVYQMDGGIHRYAEQYPDGFFRGKNYVFDGRISVKINDDILGSCAICAQPCDDYYNCLNAMCNKHFISCTPCISRYDKTCSEQCQILLAEKKVNQRPEFQKNCLI encoded by the coding sequence ATGAATAAAATAATCCTTTTTTATAAATACACCGATATTGCCTATCCAAAACAAGTCATGAAGTGGCAACAACAGATATGCCAAGAACTGGAACTTAAAGGCAGAATCCTGATCAGTCATGAAGGCATAAATGGAACTTTAGGCGGATCAGCAGAAAATCTTGATACATACAAAGAACTAATGTCTGCGCATGAACTTTTTGGCAACATAGATTTTAAAGAGAGCGCCGGTGGCCCCGAATGTTTTCCACGCCTTTCAGTAAAAGTGCGCAACGAAGCAGTTTCACTCGGCATTCCGTACGATCAACTAACTCCACGCAATGCTGGTCAACACTTAACACCACAAGAAACACATGAACTTCTCTCTAACAAACCAGAAGACCTTATCATTCTTGATGCCCGCAACAATTATGAGTGGGAAATTGGCAAATTTGAAAATGCCATAACACCAAACATTGAAAACTTTAGAGATTTACCGCAGTACCTTGATGCACATCTTGATCAGTTCGCAGACAAACAAGTTTTAATGTATTGCACCGGTGGCATACGCTGCGAACGTGCAACTGCGTACCTTAATGAAAAAAATGTCGCAAAAAAAGTGTATCAAATGGATGGTGGAATTCATCGATATGCAGAACAATACCCTGATGGATTTTTCCGTGGCAAGAATTACGTTTTTGATGGTAGAATTTCTGTAAAAATAAATGATGATATTCTTGGTTCTTGTGCAATCTGCGCACAACCATGCGATGATTATTACAACTGTCTCAATGCCATGTGCAATAAACATTTTATTAGTTGCACTCCATGCATTAGTAGATATGATAAAACTTGTAGTGAACAATGCCAGATTTTACTTGCGGAGAAAAAGGTAAATCAGAGACCGGAGTTTCAAAAAAATTGTTTGATATAA
- a CDS encoding PEP-utilizing enzyme encodes MVAKKISRMWCVVIVFCLWGMSIASTVVIHQEQESVQLSGDATEEEEKEIVVTGEVSCGTNAVTGRACVVMNRSQLNKVRKGDIVIAPAINSLWYSTLNMAAGIITDKGDGSSLAISLGKKLNIPVIVGTSGATKKIIDGQIITCDPITRNVYHVSYPNPKDGHFDVLIMPQKDDTHVGLHGKLEKVSNVRPPHEKPTCAAINCVIQHSSDNIPFPAAQKESKIARMAKDIYYADLSLFKKYVFKMRFRLNGVRALPFSDWVLEKGAKHEGCDDFAIACIPLSFFLFDHTEGYITTALQFLGDHVQDVDCILEECSKKPGDLNWVARVCHRAHIEAISYLLPSEIKKEELIADPKKYVEIDKKISKENREVFKRKQVIETLKSLYVRFREEEKKK; translated from the coding sequence ATGGTTGCGAAAAAGATATCACGTATGTGGTGCGTTGTTATCGTGTTTTGTTTGTGGGGTATGTCTATAGCGTCCACTGTTGTGATACACCAAGAGCAAGAAAGCGTGCAGTTATCAGGGGATGCCACGGAAGAAGAAGAAAAAGAGATAGTTGTTACGGGTGAAGTCAGTTGCGGTACTAATGCTGTTACCGGTAGAGCATGCGTTGTTATGAATCGCAGCCAGCTGAATAAAGTACGCAAGGGAGACATTGTTATTGCTCCTGCAATAAATAGCCTTTGGTACTCAACCTTGAATATGGCTGCTGGTATCATTACAGATAAGGGAGATGGCAGTAGTTTGGCGATATCATTAGGAAAAAAGTTGAATATTCCGGTGATTGTTGGTACAAGTGGGGCAACTAAAAAAATTATTGATGGTCAGATTATTACCTGCGATCCGATAACGAGAAATGTTTATCACGTATCATATCCTAATCCCAAAGACGGACATTTTGATGTTCTTATAATGCCACAAAAAGATGATACTCATGTAGGACTGCATGGTAAACTTGAAAAAGTTAGCAATGTGCGTCCACCACACGAAAAACCGACTTGTGCTGCAATAAATTGCGTTATACAACATTCTAGTGATAACATTCCTTTTCCCGCTGCGCAAAAAGAAAGTAAGATTGCAAGAATGGCAAAGGATATTTATTATGCCGATCTTAGTTTATTTAAAAAATATGTTTTTAAAATGAGATTTCGATTGAATGGGGTAAGAGCATTACCTTTTTCTGATTGGGTGTTAGAAAAAGGTGCAAAGCATGAAGGCTGTGATGATTTTGCAATTGCTTGTATTCCTCTTTCATTTTTTCTTTTTGATCATACCGAAGGTTATATAACTACCGCCTTGCAGTTTCTTGGAGATCATGTGCAGGATGTTGACTGTATTCTTGAAGAGTGTAGCAAGAAACCTGGCGATCTTAATTGGGTTGCACGTGTATGTCATAGAGCACATATAGAGGCTATATCTTATCTTTTGCCATCAGAAATAAAAAAAGAAGAACTTATTGCTGATCCGAAAAAATATGTAGAGATTGATAAGAAAATTAGTAAAGAAAATCGAGAAGTATTTAAAAGAAAACAAGTTATAGAAACATTAAAAAGTTTATATGTTCGTTTCCGTGAGGAAGAAAAGAAAAAATAA
- a CDS encoding ABC transporter permease yields the protein MNTFTDNAAIFLALLTRDMKVLKTRAHNLVIDGLILVSITVLIFGSLLPLLGMSTELIAPIFLGNSLSFFLASLGYNCAMRMVYDLKFDRFIDYFLTLPLPKTWLFAYYLSSFMIESAIVTLPLVTLGIIALGNNFGPINGSFIAFLCVYFLALLFWSLFFLGSSILYSFQWFKSNMWARRIMPLFIFGPAFFTFKTISAVIPIFSKLFWLNPLTYVIEGLRSALLAGPDYLPLSICVPGIFVGIMIMCIRLRYSIYEQLDPV from the coding sequence ATGAACACATTCACTGACAATGCAGCAATTTTTTTGGCACTTCTTACACGTGATATGAAGGTGTTAAAAACACGCGCTCACAATCTTGTTATTGATGGATTAATTCTTGTATCAATCACTGTGCTCATATTCGGTAGTCTTTTACCGCTGCTTGGTATGTCAACAGAACTTATTGCACCCATTTTTTTAGGTAATTCACTTTCATTTTTTCTTGCGTCATTAGGATACAATTGTGCAATGCGCATGGTATATGATCTTAAATTTGACCGCTTTATTGATTATTTCCTAACACTCCCTCTACCAAAGACATGGCTCTTTGCATACTATCTATCATCATTTATGATTGAATCTGCCATTGTTACATTGCCATTGGTAACACTTGGCATTATAGCACTGGGAAATAATTTTGGCCCTATTAATGGCAGCTTTATTGCTTTTTTATGTGTTTACTTTTTGGCATTACTTTTTTGGTCACTTTTTTTCCTCGGCTCAAGTATTCTCTATAGTTTCCAATGGTTTAAAAGCAATATGTGGGCACGCCGTATTATGCCTCTTTTTATTTTTGGCCCTGCTTTTTTTACCTTCAAAACTATTAGTGCTGTGATTCCCATATTTAGCAAACTATTTTGGCTGAATCCACTCACATATGTTATTGAAGGATTACGGTCTGCACTCCTTGCTGGTCCAGATTATCTACCTCTTTCAATCTGTGTACCGGGTATTTTTGTTGGCATAATGATTATGTGCATACGATTACGCTATAGTATCTATGAACAACTTGATCCCGTATAG
- a CDS encoding ABC transporter ATP-binding protein, translating to MNNEILRIDSIVKTYNSNGRIVRALNNVSFSINKGEIFGLLGVNGAGKTTLSSILATLHPPTSGDILYEGTSIYNDVDKYRIDLGFCPQHQNLDQFLTVEENLYFAGRYFLVPKDVLDERIAYLLEHFGLQKYAQFSINQLSGGNKQRVLIARALIHNPKIIIFDEPTVGLDPDIRRALWEQIKSLKKMGITIILTTHYLDEAEQLSDRVCFLHKGKIILIDSVQAIKAQRNNASLEDIFIELVQEQIE from the coding sequence ATGAATAATGAAATTTTACGCATAGATTCTATAGTAAAAACATATAATAGCAATGGACGTATTGTCCGGGCTCTTAATAATGTATCTTTCAGCATTAACAAAGGTGAAATTTTTGGCCTACTCGGCGTTAATGGCGCAGGCAAGACTACTCTTTCTTCTATCCTTGCCACGCTACATCCACCAACTTCTGGTGATATTTTGTATGAAGGTACCTCAATTTATAACGATGTCGACAAATATCGCATAGACCTTGGCTTTTGCCCACAACACCAGAATTTAGATCAATTTTTGACTGTTGAAGAAAATTTATATTTTGCTGGTCGTTATTTCTTGGTTCCAAAAGATGTACTTGACGAACGCATTGCCTACCTCCTTGAACATTTTGGCTTGCAAAAATACGCACAATTTTCTATCAATCAGCTGTCTGGTGGCAATAAACAACGTGTTCTGATTGCACGAGCACTCATACACAATCCAAAAATTATTATCTTTGATGAACCAACCGTTGGGTTAGATCCGGATATTCGCCGTGCACTGTGGGAACAAATTAAATCACTCAAAAAAATGGGTATCACCATTATTTTGACAACCCACTATCTTGATGAAGCTGAACAACTTTCCGACAGAGTATGCTTTTTACACAAAGGTAAAATTATACTCATTGATTCTGTTCAAGCCATCAAAGCACAGCGCAATAATGCTTCTCTTGAAGATATATTTATCGAACTTGTACAAGAACAAATAGAGTAG
- a CDS encoding aquaporin yields MMKRYAMEFVGTFFLTVAISLIANPIVIGLMLMAMIYVGGHISGAHFNPAVSFVCFIQNRLKLADMGIYIIAQSLGAILALCFFMMITNGSFTLDVVPGSPILAPMATEALLVLLFAWVYLTMNLMTRYKDTAIPGVVLGLTLLAIAFAGGLFNPAVAIASIVCSVIREGSLNAIAMGSVVVYIVGPLLGAFGASFMFDYFKSEV; encoded by the coding sequence ATGATGAAGCGTTATGCAATGGAATTTGTCGGTACATTTTTTTTGACAGTAGCAATTAGTTTGATTGCTAATCCAATAGTGATTGGTTTAATGTTGATGGCGATGATTTATGTTGGTGGGCACATTTCTGGTGCACATTTTAATCCTGCAGTTAGTTTTGTTTGTTTTATTCAAAATCGTTTGAAATTGGCTGACATGGGTATATATATAATCGCACAGTCTCTTGGTGCAATTTTAGCATTGTGTTTCTTTATGATGATTACGAATGGAAGTTTTACTTTGGATGTAGTACCAGGTAGTCCTATTTTAGCTCCTATGGCAACAGAAGCACTGTTAGTGTTGTTATTTGCTTGGGTATATTTAACAATGAATCTTATGACTCGCTATAAAGATACTGCAATACCAGGAGTTGTTCTTGGTTTAACATTATTGGCAATAGCTTTTGCTGGAGGATTGTTTAATCCAGCAGTGGCAATAGCATCAATTGTATGCAGCGTGATAAGGGAAGGTTCTTTGAATGCAATTGCTATGGGAAGTGTGGTGGTGTATATTGTTGGACCATTACTCGGTGCATTTGGAGCATCGTTTATGTTTGATTACTTCAAATCCGAAGTATAA
- the murB gene encoding UDP-N-acetylmuramate dehydrogenase, with protein sequence MHKIATDEPTRSHSLLIQHNVPLAQKNWFGTGGSARLYCEPPSAEQFQEAIIYANTHNLDIFILGQGANILISDDGFDGLVIRPSLTNIEIVSTTDTTALVKADAGITMPSLIDYCLNNNLLGLEEFSGIPGTVGGSVYINLHYFEFLLANFLVCAEIVHKENGTLQTVDAQWFNFGYNDSALHKKDYFLVNATFKLTCATNEQTAFAKGRKTEIIRHRAHRYPQVRTCGSFFRNFFADEVTLEIDNKRIIFVAYYLDKIGIKGTLRSGNAIVSPQHANMIINLGIATSTDIIILAREMQKLVQEKFGILPEPECQLIGFKEYPLLQ encoded by the coding sequence ATGCACAAAATAGCAACCGACGAACCAACCCGTTCACATTCTTTGTTAATCCAGCATAACGTACCGTTGGCGCAAAAAAATTGGTTTGGTACCGGTGGTTCGGCACGGTTGTACTGCGAACCACCGTCTGCAGAGCAATTTCAAGAAGCGATTATTTATGCAAACACGCATAATCTTGATATTTTTATTCTTGGCCAGGGCGCGAACATTTTAATCAGCGATGATGGGTTTGATGGTCTCGTTATCCGCCCTTCATTAACAAATATCGAAATAGTTTCTACTACTGACACAACCGCTCTTGTCAAAGCAGATGCGGGGATCACAATGCCCAGTCTGATTGATTACTGCTTAAACAATAATTTGTTAGGTCTTGAAGAATTTAGTGGCATACCAGGAACCGTTGGTGGATCTGTGTACATCAATCTCCACTACTTTGAATTTTTACTTGCTAACTTTCTTGTGTGTGCAGAAATTGTACACAAAGAAAATGGCACCCTCCAAACGGTGGATGCACAGTGGTTTAATTTTGGATACAATGATTCAGCATTACATAAAAAAGATTATTTTTTGGTGAATGCAACCTTCAAACTTACTTGTGCAACGAATGAACAAACGGCATTCGCCAAAGGTCGCAAAACGGAAATAATCAGACATCGTGCACACCGCTATCCACAAGTACGCACCTGTGGTAGTTTTTTTAGAAATTTTTTTGCTGATGAAGTGACACTGGAAATTGATAACAAAAGAATAATTTTTGTCGCTTACTATCTTGATAAAATTGGTATCAAAGGAACATTGCGCAGCGGTAACGCGATCGTATCTCCGCAACACGCCAACATGATTATAAATTTGGGCATTGCAACAAGCACTGATATCATTATTCTGGCACGCGAAATGCAAAAACTTGTTCAAGAAAAATTTGGCATCCTGCCAGAGCCAGAATGCCAATTGATTGGATTTAAAGAGTATCCGCTTTTGCAATAA